Below is a genomic region from Streptomyces sp. NBC_00461.
GCCCTCGACGTGGCGTACAACCCGGACACCGACCGCCTCGACGGCCGTACGACCCTCACCGCGCGCGCCACCCAGAACCTCTCCTCCTTCGACCTCGACCTGCAGAAACTCGAGGTCACCAGAGTCGAAGTGAACGGCAGACGCGCCCAGTTCACCCGTGACGGCGACGAACTGCACATCACCCCGCGCGACTCCCTCCACAAGGGCCACGACTTCACGGTCACCGTCACCTACGGCGGCGTCCCCGAAGCCCTCTCCGGCCCCATCGTCTTCGGCTCCGACTACGGATGGATGAAGACAGCCGACGGTGTCTTCGTCGCCTGCGAACCCAACGCCGCCTCCACCTGGTTCCCCTCCAGCGACCACCCCTCCGACAAGGCCACGTACGACATACGCATCAAGGCCCCCAAGGGCCTGACGGGCGTCTCCAACGGTCGGCTGGTCTCGACGTACGACAAGGGCGGTTCGACGTACGCCCATTGGCGCGAGAGCCGGCCCATGGCGACCTACCTCGCGACCGCCACCATCGGGAAGTTCGACGTGAAGACCGGCAGGACGCCCTCCGGGATCCCGATCTACGTCGCCATCGACCCCGTGCTCGCGAACAGCAACAGCGTCGACGTGTACGCCGTGACCGCCGCGGCAACCGACTACTGGTCGCAGGTCTTCGGGCCGTACCCCTTCGAGGAGACCGGCGCGATCGTCGACGACATGCCGGAGGCCGGGTTCTCGCTGGAGGTGCAGAGCAAGCCCGCCTACTCGGCCGTGCGCAACGAGACGACGATCGTGCACGAGCTGGCCCACCAGTGGTTCGGCGACTCCGTCTCGGTCGAGCACTGGAAGGACATCTGGCTCAACGAGGGCTTCGCCACGTACGCGCAGTGGCTGTGGGCCGAGCACCAGGGCACCCGCAGTGCCCACGACTCGTTCCTGGCCGGCTACAACTCCCGCCCGGCCGACAACGCCTTCTGGCAGACCGTCGTCGCCGACCCGCAGCGCGACACCATGTTCGCGTCAGCGGTCTACCAGCGCGGCGCGATGACCCTGCAGGCGCTGCGCGAGCGCATCGGGGACAAGGCGTTCTTCAAGCTGTTGCCGACGTGGACGAAGCTCCACCGCTACGGCAACGCCAACACCGCCGAGTTCATCAAGCTCGCCGAGAAGGTCTCCGGGCAGAAGCTCGACGACCTCTTCCAGAAGTGGCTCTTCACCACGGGCAAGCCGGCCCTGTAGTGACCCCTGAGTAGAATGTGGGGTGCTTCAGCAACTGTTCAGCCCCTCCGTCCAGCACACGCTCGACCTCGTCGGCATCTTCGTGTTCGCCATCTCCGGCGCGCTGCTGGCCGTCCGCAAGAACTTCGACGTCTTCGGCATCGCCGTGCTCGCCGAGGCCACCGCGCTGGGCGGAGGGCTGTTCCGTGACCTGATCATCGGCGCCGTACCGCCCGCCGCCTTCACGGACTTCGGCTACTTCGTCACCCCGCTGTTCGCCGCCCTTCTCGTCTTCTTCCTCCACCCGCACGTGGAACGCATCCAGGCCGGGGTGAACGTCTTCGACGCGGCCGGCCTCGGCCTGTTCTGCGTCGCCGGGACGACGAAGGCGTACGAGTACGGGCTCGGCCTCACCCAGTCGGCGACCCTCGGCCTCGCCACCGCCGTCGGCGGCGGTGTCCTGCGCGACGTGCTCGCCAACGAGGTGCCCTCGCTGCTGCGTTGGGACCGCGACCTGTACGCGGTCCCGGCGATCGTCGGTGCCACCATGGCCGTCCTGTGCATCCGCTACGACGCCCTCACCCCGCTCACGGGCGGGCTCGCGGCCCTCACCGCCTTCGTCCTGCGCCTGCTCGCGATGAAGTACCACTGGCGAGCGCCGCGTGCGTGGAACCGGCGCTCGACGGTGCGCGAGGAGTAGCGCCGTGGGCCCGGGCGTGATGCTGGCCCATTTCCACGGAGAGCCAGCGGAACGACGGGACCACCTGCGGCCGCCACAGCGCCATGTTGTGCCCGCCCGCGCTCTTCGGGATGAAGATGACGTGCACGGTCGTCGGTGCCTTCGCGCTCTGTTCGAGGGCGACGGCGGCCTCGTAGCCGTCGCGCGGCTGTCCGGAGACGTACAGGGCGATCCGCGGCGGGGTGGGGGACTTCTTCAGCAGCAGGTAGGGGTTGTTCTCGGCCCTGACCGTCGGGTTCTGCGCGGCGAGCGAGTTGCGTTCGCCGATCGGGTCGTTGTAGCCGGACATGCTGATCGCGGCCATGTAGCGGTCCGGGTGCGCCACCGCCAGCTTGACCGCGCAGTGCGCCCCGGCCGAGTACCCGGCGACCGCCCAGCCCCTGGGGGCGGGTTGGGCGCGGAAGTTGTCCATGACCATCTTCGGTACGTCTATGCTCAGCCAGCTGTCCGCGTTGACCTGGCCCGGGATGTTCGCGCAGCCCGTGTCGACCCCGGCCAGCAGGTTGGTGCGCGGGGCGACCAGG
It encodes:
- a CDS encoding M1 family metallopeptidase, with the protein product MKLSRSSRLGAVATAAASFFAIAASAAPAPGAPGIGDTYFPNLGNGGFDARHYALDVAYNPDTDRLDGRTTLTARATQNLSSFDLDLQKLEVTRVEVNGRRAQFTRDGDELHITPRDSLHKGHDFTVTVTYGGVPEALSGPIVFGSDYGWMKTADGVFVACEPNAASTWFPSSDHPSDKATYDIRIKAPKGLTGVSNGRLVSTYDKGGSTYAHWRESRPMATYLATATIGKFDVKTGRTPSGIPIYVAIDPVLANSNSVDVYAVTAAATDYWSQVFGPYPFEETGAIVDDMPEAGFSLEVQSKPAYSAVRNETTIVHELAHQWFGDSVSVEHWKDIWLNEGFATYAQWLWAEHQGTRSAHDSFLAGYNSRPADNAFWQTVVADPQRDTMFASAVYQRGAMTLQALRERIGDKAFFKLLPTWTKLHRYGNANTAEFIKLAEKVSGQKLDDLFQKWLFTTGKPAL
- a CDS encoding trimeric intracellular cation channel family protein, yielding MLQQLFSPSVQHTLDLVGIFVFAISGALLAVRKNFDVFGIAVLAEATALGGGLFRDLIIGAVPPAAFTDFGYFVTPLFAALLVFFLHPHVERIQAGVNVFDAAGLGLFCVAGTTKAYEYGLGLTQSATLGLATAVGGGVLRDVLANEVPSLLRWDRDLYAVPAIVGATMAVLCIRYDALTPLTGGLAALTAFVLRLLAMKYHWRAPRAWNRRSTVREE
- a CDS encoding alpha/beta hydrolase codes for the protein MSLTGTPFLYTLIVLFAIALILPLVLWSRIHGPKALRTAGRMLMLLFAQGTAVALVFVLVNNANSLYDNWADLLGTGNHVQQAANLGADGTGGIALKRLPKVKQDFAPATGPGMNGVRETQLKGRVSGVNAEVYVWLPPQYDQPAYRHHKFPVVELLPGYPGSAKAWFGSMKATRQLAPLMQSGQVAPFILVAPRTNLLAGVDTGCANIPGQVNADSWLSIDVPKMVMDNFRAQPAPRGWAVAGYSAGAHCAVKLAVAHPDRYMAAISMSGYNDPIGERNSLAAQNPTVRAENNPYLLLKKSPTPPRIALYVSGQPRDGYEAAVALEQSAKAPTTVHVIFIPKSAGGHNMALWRPQVVPSFRWLSVEMGQHHARAHGATPRAPSSAGSTHAALASGTSSRAGAGRRR